A single region of the Sorghum bicolor cultivar BTx623 chromosome 7, Sorghum_bicolor_NCBIv3, whole genome shotgun sequence genome encodes:
- the LOC8067798 gene encoding homeobox-leucine zipper protein ROC7 isoform X2, with translation MPGGLMIPGRNMPTAAAMIGGLASYAASLGQNMMDGHHQLAMMQQQQHQNHGQQQQHPPQAATSESDARGPRHDELMMESKSGSDNMEGGAGSGSGGEELQEDLSLQPARKKRYHRHTQHQIQELEAFFKEYPHPDDKQRKELSRELGLEPLQVKFWFQNKRTQMKTQQERHENMQLRAENEKLRAENARYKDALANASCPNCGGPATAVIGEMSFDEHHLRIENARLRDEVDRISTIAAKYVGKPADMFGGLHLHGAAAGFDKGLVVELAVAAMEELVRMAQLGEPLWIPALVVDGATIETLNEEEYARGFPSGVGPKLPELRSEASRETVVVIMNHVNLIEMLMDVNQWSTLFSSIVSRAATLEVLSTGVAGNYNGALQLMTAEFQMPSPLVPTRESQFLRYCKQHTDGSWAVVDVSVEGLRASGQAGARGRRRPSGCLIQEMPNGYSRVTWVEHVEADDMMVHDLYRPLVCSGLAFGARRWAAALERQCERLASAMASGVPAGPSSGGDAVGVVTSVEGRRSMLRLAERMVTSFCGGVTASTTHQWTKLSGSGAEDVRVMTRKSVDDPGRPPGIILNAATSFWLPVPPARVFGFLRDDATRSEWDILSNGGDVQEMAHIANGRDHGNAVSLLRVNNANSNQSNMLILQECCTDATGSYVIYAPVDVVAMNVVLNGGDPDYVALLPSGFAILPDGSGAGGAPPGFAVLPDGPGAGGGGGGGGGSLLTVAFQILVDSVPTAKLSLGSVATVNSLIACTVERIKAAVAADNIGGGGAVPQ, from the exons ATGCCCGGGGGCCTGATGATCCCCGGCCGGAACATGCCGACAGCGGCCGCCATGATCGGCGGCCTCGCCAGCTACGCAGCATCCCTCGGCCAG AATATGATGGATGGGCACCACCAGCTCGCTatgatgcagcagcagcagcatcagaaccacggccagcagcagcagcacccacCGCAAGCAGCCACGAGCGAGAGCGATGCACGCGGCCCACGCCACGACGAGCTGATGATGGAGAGCAAATCTGGCAGCGACAACATGGAGGGAGGTGCCGGGTCAGGCTCCGGTGGTGAGGAGCTACAGGAGGATCTCAGCCTGCAGCCAGCCCGCAAGAAGCGCTACCACCGCCACACCCAACACCAGATCCAGGAGCTCGAAGC GTTCTTCAAGGAGTACCCTCACCCTGACGACAAGCAGAGAAAGGAGCTGAGCCGGGAGCTGGGCCTGGAGCCTCTCCAAGTCAAATTCTGGTTCCAGAACAAGCGTACCCAGATGAAG ACGCAGCAGGAGCGGCATGAGAACATGCAGCTGCGCGCAGAGAACGAGAAGCTGCGAGCTGAGAACGCGCGATACAAAGATGCTCTTGCCAATGCCTCATGCCCAAACTGCGGTGGCCCAGCCACGGCCGTCATTGGTGAGATGTCCTTCGATGAACACCACCTTCGCATTGAGAATGCGCGCCTCcgggacgaggtcgatcgcatCTCCACCATCGCTGCCAAGTACGTTGGCAAGCCCGCAG ACATGTTTGGTGGCCTTCACCTTCATGGTGCCGCTGCTGGGTTTGACAAGGGGTTGGTGGTCGAGCTCGCCGTGGCCGCGATGGAGGAGCTGGTGCGGATGGCTCAGCTTGGCGAGCCGCTCTGGATCCCTGCCCTTGTCGTAGACGGTGCTACCATTGAGACTCTCAATGAGGAAGAGTATGCCCGTGGGTTCCCCAGCGGCGTTGGTCCCAAGTTGCCGGAGCTCCGATCAGAAGCATCACGGGAGACCGTTGTGGTCATCATGAATCATGTCAACCTCATCGAGATGCTCATGGACGTG AACCAGTGGTCGACGCTGTTCTCAAGCATTGTGTCACGGGCTGCAACCCTCGAGGTGCTCTCCACCGGCGTTGCCGGCAACTACAATGGCGCGCTGCAGCTG ATGACAGCAGAATTCCAGATGCCGTCGCCGCTGGTGCCGACACGTGAGAGCCAGTTCTTGCGCTACTGCAAGCAGCACACAGACGGCAGCTGGGCGGTGGTGGACGTGTCCGTCGAGGGCCTGCGTGCCAGCGGACAGGCGGGTGCGCGTGGTCGGCGCCGCCCCTCAGGCTGTCTGATCCAGGAGatgcccaacggctactccaGGGTGACATGGGTGGAGCACGTAGAGGCAGACGACATGATGGTGCACGACCTATACCGTCCCCTGGTATGCTCTGGGCTGGCATTCGGCGCACGGCGGTGGGCAGCAGCCCTGGAGCGGCAATGTGAGCGCCTTGCCAGTGCCATGGCCAGTGGCGTCCCGGCAGGGCCTTCCAGTGGCGGAGATGCTGTAGGTGTGGTGACATCAGTGGAGGGACGCCGGAGCATGCTCCGGCTGGCAGAGCGGATGGTCACGAGCTTCTGCGGTGGCGTGACTGCATCGACGACGCACCAGTGGACTAAGCTGTCAGGCAGCGGTGCTGAGGATGTGCGCGTGATGACGCGTAAGAGCGTGGATGACCCCGGCCGCCCGCCCGGCATCATCCTGAATGCTGCCACCTCATTCTGGCTTCCTGTGCCCCCGGCGCGTGTCTTCGGCTTCCTCCGGGATGACGCCACCCGCAGCGAGTGGGACATTCTCTCCAATGGCGGAGACGTGCAGGAGATGGCTCATATCGCCAATGGACGTGACCACGGCAATGCGGTCTCACTCCTCCGTGTCAAT AACGCCAACTCGAACCAGAGCAACATGCTAATCCTGCAGGAGTGCTGCACAGATGCAACGGGGTCCTACGTGATCTACGCGCCGGTGGATGTGGTGGCCATGAACGTGGTGCTCAACGGCGGTGACCCAGACTATGTGGCACTTCTGCCATCAGGGTTCGCCATCCTCCCCGACGGGTCTGGTGCAGGTGGTGCGCCACCAGGGTTTGCCGTCCTCCCCGACGGACCTGGtgcaggtggtggtggcggcggcggtggtgggtcACTCCTCACCGTGGCGTTCCAGATCCTGGTGGACTCAGTGCCCACCGCCAAGCTGTCATTGGGCTCCGTCGCCACTGTCAACAGCCTCATTGCCTGCACCGTCGAGCGCATCAAGGCTGCTGTCGCAGCCGACAACATCGGCGGCGGGGGTGCCGTCCCCCAGTGA
- the LOC8067797 gene encoding tryptophan synthase beta chain 1 — MAAATIRSPTRAAAAGGPAAAPTQQRSVLRVASSAASASSSSARTRRGAAAMQPAKAVAAEAASPAVEMGNGAAVAGMQRPDAMGRFGKFGGKYVPETLMHALTELENAFHALATDEEFQKELDGILKDYVGRESPLYFAERLTEHYKRADGTGPLIYLKREDLNHTGAHKINNAVAQALLAKRLGKQRIIAETGAGQHGVATATVCARFGLQCIIYMGAQDMERQALNVFRMRLLGAEVRAVHSGTATLKDATSEAIRDWVTNVETTHYILGSVAGPHPYPMMVREFHKVIGKETRRQAMDKWGGKPDVLVACVGGGSNAMGLFHEFVEDQDVRLIGVEAAGHGVDTDKHAATLTKGEVGVLHGSMSYLLQDDDGQVIEPHSISAGLDYPGVGPEHSFLKDIGRAEYDSVTDQEALDAFKRVSRLEGIIPALETSHALAYLEKLCPTLPDGVRVVVNCSGRGDKDVHTASKYLDV, encoded by the exons atggccgccgccaccaTTCGCAGCCctacccgcgccgccgccgcaggagGACCCGCCGCGGCGCCGACGCAGCAGCGATCGGTGCTGCGGGTGGCGTCGTCCGCCGCGTCGGCTTCCTCGTCGTCCGCCCGCACGCGGAGGGGTGCGGCCGCAATGCAGCCGGCCAAGGCGGTGGCCGCGGAGGCGGCGTCCCCCGCGGTGGAGATGGGGAACGGCGCGGCGGTCGCGGGGATGCAGAGGCCCGACGCCATGGGGAGGTTCGGGAAGTTCGGCGGGAAGTATGTCCCCGAGACGCTCATGCACGCGCTCACCGAGCTCGAGAACGCCTTCCACGCGCTCGCCACCGACGAAGAGTTCCAG AAAGAACTTGACGGTATTCTCAAGGACTATGTTGGACGTGAGAGCCCCCTCTATTTTGCGGAGCGCCTGACGGAGCACTACAAGCGCGCCGATGGCACAGGCCCGCTCATCTACCTCAAGAGGGAGGACCTTAACCACACCGGTGCCCACAAGATCAACAATGCCGTGGCGCAGGCCTTGCTCGCCAAGCGACTTGGGAAGCAGCGCATCATTGCTGAGACAGGGGCTGGTCAGCACGGTGTCGCCACTGCCACCGTGTGCGCCCGTTTTGGGCTGCAGTGCATCATCTACATGGGTGCGCAAGATATGGAGAGGCAGGCGCTCAATGTTTTCCGGATGAGGCTTCTTGGTGCAGAG GTCAGGGCTGTACATTCTGGGACAGCAACCCTGAAGGATGCAACTTCAGAGGCTATCCGCGACTGGGTCACTAATGTGGAGACTACACACTACATTTTGGGCTCTGTTGCTGGTCCGCACCCATACCCAATGATGGTGAGGGAGTTCCATAAGGTTATTGGCAAGGAGACCCGGAGGCAGGCCATGGACAAGTGGGGTGGAAAGCCGGATGTGTTGGTTGCTTGCGTCGGTGGTGGATCAAACGCTATGGGTTTATTCCATGAGTTTGTTGAGGATCAAGATGTGAGGCTGATTGGAGTGGAGGCAGCTGGTCATGGTGTAGACACTGACAAGCATGCTGCTACTTTGACAAAGGGCGAAGTTGGAGTTCTCCACGGATCTATGAGCTACTTGCTGCAGGACGATGATGGACAAGTTATTGAACCCCACTCCATCAGTGCTGG GCTGGACTACCCTGGTGTTGGACCCGAGCACAGTTTCTTGAAGGACATTGGACGTGCTGAATACGACAGCGTGACTGATCAGGAGGCACTGGATG CTTTCAAGCGTGTCTCTCGTCTGGAGGGCATCATCCCTGCCCTGGAGACCTCCCATGCGCTCGCCTACCTCGAGAAGCTCTGCCCGACCCTGCCAGACGGCGTGAGAGTGGTGGTGAACTGCAGTGGACGAGGAGACAAGGACGTGCACACCGCCAGCAAGTACCTGGACGTCTAA
- the LOC8067798 gene encoding homeobox-leucine zipper protein ROC7 isoform X1, giving the protein MPGGLMIPGRNMPTAAAMIGGLASYAASLGQNMMDGHHQLAMMQQQQHQNHGQQQQHPPQAATSESDARGPRHDELMMESKSGSDNMEGGAGSGSGGEELQEDLSLQPARKKRYHRHTQHQIQELEAFFKEYPHPDDKQRKELSRELGLEPLQVKFWFQNKRTQMKTQQERHENMQLRAENEKLRAENARYKDALANASCPNCGGPATAVIGEMSFDEHHLRIENARLRDEVDRISTIAAKYVGKPAGSLLPNLSNISSASMAPYPPPPPLSSHHLLPGGTDMFGGLHLHGAAAGFDKGLVVELAVAAMEELVRMAQLGEPLWIPALVVDGATIETLNEEEYARGFPSGVGPKLPELRSEASRETVVVIMNHVNLIEMLMDVNQWSTLFSSIVSRAATLEVLSTGVAGNYNGALQLMTAEFQMPSPLVPTRESQFLRYCKQHTDGSWAVVDVSVEGLRASGQAGARGRRRPSGCLIQEMPNGYSRVTWVEHVEADDMMVHDLYRPLVCSGLAFGARRWAAALERQCERLASAMASGVPAGPSSGGDAVGVVTSVEGRRSMLRLAERMVTSFCGGVTASTTHQWTKLSGSGAEDVRVMTRKSVDDPGRPPGIILNAATSFWLPVPPARVFGFLRDDATRSEWDILSNGGDVQEMAHIANGRDHGNAVSLLRVNNANSNQSNMLILQECCTDATGSYVIYAPVDVVAMNVVLNGGDPDYVALLPSGFAILPDGSGAGGAPPGFAVLPDGPGAGGGGGGGGGSLLTVAFQILVDSVPTAKLSLGSVATVNSLIACTVERIKAAVAADNIGGGGAVPQ; this is encoded by the exons ATGCCCGGGGGCCTGATGATCCCCGGCCGGAACATGCCGACAGCGGCCGCCATGATCGGCGGCCTCGCCAGCTACGCAGCATCCCTCGGCCAG AATATGATGGATGGGCACCACCAGCTCGCTatgatgcagcagcagcagcatcagaaccacggccagcagcagcagcacccacCGCAAGCAGCCACGAGCGAGAGCGATGCACGCGGCCCACGCCACGACGAGCTGATGATGGAGAGCAAATCTGGCAGCGACAACATGGAGGGAGGTGCCGGGTCAGGCTCCGGTGGTGAGGAGCTACAGGAGGATCTCAGCCTGCAGCCAGCCCGCAAGAAGCGCTACCACCGCCACACCCAACACCAGATCCAGGAGCTCGAAGC GTTCTTCAAGGAGTACCCTCACCCTGACGACAAGCAGAGAAAGGAGCTGAGCCGGGAGCTGGGCCTGGAGCCTCTCCAAGTCAAATTCTGGTTCCAGAACAAGCGTACCCAGATGAAG ACGCAGCAGGAGCGGCATGAGAACATGCAGCTGCGCGCAGAGAACGAGAAGCTGCGAGCTGAGAACGCGCGATACAAAGATGCTCTTGCCAATGCCTCATGCCCAAACTGCGGTGGCCCAGCCACGGCCGTCATTGGTGAGATGTCCTTCGATGAACACCACCTTCGCATTGAGAATGCGCGCCTCcgggacgaggtcgatcgcatCTCCACCATCGCTGCCAAGTACGTTGGCAAGCCCGCAGGTAGCCTGCTGCCCAACTTGTCAAATATCTCCTCGGCCTCAATGGCGCCGTACCCACCACCGCCTCCACTTTCCTCCCACCACCTCCTGCCCGGTGGAACAGACATGTTTGGTGGCCTTCACCTTCATGGTGCCGCTGCTGGGTTTGACAAGGGGTTGGTGGTCGAGCTCGCCGTGGCCGCGATGGAGGAGCTGGTGCGGATGGCTCAGCTTGGCGAGCCGCTCTGGATCCCTGCCCTTGTCGTAGACGGTGCTACCATTGAGACTCTCAATGAGGAAGAGTATGCCCGTGGGTTCCCCAGCGGCGTTGGTCCCAAGTTGCCGGAGCTCCGATCAGAAGCATCACGGGAGACCGTTGTGGTCATCATGAATCATGTCAACCTCATCGAGATGCTCATGGACGTG AACCAGTGGTCGACGCTGTTCTCAAGCATTGTGTCACGGGCTGCAACCCTCGAGGTGCTCTCCACCGGCGTTGCCGGCAACTACAATGGCGCGCTGCAGCTG ATGACAGCAGAATTCCAGATGCCGTCGCCGCTGGTGCCGACACGTGAGAGCCAGTTCTTGCGCTACTGCAAGCAGCACACAGACGGCAGCTGGGCGGTGGTGGACGTGTCCGTCGAGGGCCTGCGTGCCAGCGGACAGGCGGGTGCGCGTGGTCGGCGCCGCCCCTCAGGCTGTCTGATCCAGGAGatgcccaacggctactccaGGGTGACATGGGTGGAGCACGTAGAGGCAGACGACATGATGGTGCACGACCTATACCGTCCCCTGGTATGCTCTGGGCTGGCATTCGGCGCACGGCGGTGGGCAGCAGCCCTGGAGCGGCAATGTGAGCGCCTTGCCAGTGCCATGGCCAGTGGCGTCCCGGCAGGGCCTTCCAGTGGCGGAGATGCTGTAGGTGTGGTGACATCAGTGGAGGGACGCCGGAGCATGCTCCGGCTGGCAGAGCGGATGGTCACGAGCTTCTGCGGTGGCGTGACTGCATCGACGACGCACCAGTGGACTAAGCTGTCAGGCAGCGGTGCTGAGGATGTGCGCGTGATGACGCGTAAGAGCGTGGATGACCCCGGCCGCCCGCCCGGCATCATCCTGAATGCTGCCACCTCATTCTGGCTTCCTGTGCCCCCGGCGCGTGTCTTCGGCTTCCTCCGGGATGACGCCACCCGCAGCGAGTGGGACATTCTCTCCAATGGCGGAGACGTGCAGGAGATGGCTCATATCGCCAATGGACGTGACCACGGCAATGCGGTCTCACTCCTCCGTGTCAAT AACGCCAACTCGAACCAGAGCAACATGCTAATCCTGCAGGAGTGCTGCACAGATGCAACGGGGTCCTACGTGATCTACGCGCCGGTGGATGTGGTGGCCATGAACGTGGTGCTCAACGGCGGTGACCCAGACTATGTGGCACTTCTGCCATCAGGGTTCGCCATCCTCCCCGACGGGTCTGGTGCAGGTGGTGCGCCACCAGGGTTTGCCGTCCTCCCCGACGGACCTGGtgcaggtggtggtggcggcggcggtggtgggtcACTCCTCACCGTGGCGTTCCAGATCCTGGTGGACTCAGTGCCCACCGCCAAGCTGTCATTGGGCTCCGTCGCCACTGTCAACAGCCTCATTGCCTGCACCGTCGAGCGCATCAAGGCTGCTGTCGCAGCCGACAACATCGGCGGCGGGGGTGCCGTCCCCCAGTGA